ATCCGAATGCGGTGACGGGAATCATGCCAAGGAACCAGTAAATGAATATCTTTATATTATCCCATTTCCATGGCGCAAAAAGTATGAGATTGGGTAATAAAAAGAGAAGCAAAAAAGGGAGTGCATAGAGTCCTGATTGAAATGTGCCCTTTCGGAAATAAAAAATCATTACAAATCCACCAATGACAACAAACCAGAAAATACCGGTATTTTTGAGCCAGAACCAGAGGAAATTTTCTTTTCCTGACATCCACCCGAAGTGTAATTTAAAAAAACCGCCGCCTTCCACGTGTCCGGTAAGGTAAAGTACCTGAGGTACAGACAGAATAAAAGCAGGCATTAAAAACAGGAACCACTTCCTCCAGTTCCAGAACAAAAGTCCTAAAGGTACAATTACCACGATTATGGCAAGAAAACTGTGCGCGTGAAAAAAAGGCAGTGTACCGGCAAGAATACCGGCAAAAAGAAACTCTCTATAGTTTTTCTGTTCTATTCCGGTATATAAAAGAGAAAAAATTAATAGAGTTATTGGGAAACCAAAAAGAAATGAGCGTTGTGGTACATTGAGACACGTTAACGGAGTAATCCAATGATAGTTGAGAGGCTCAATTTTCGTGTAGTTTCTTGGCAAGTGATTAAGAAACGCCCAAAGACTCTGAGACGAATTCGCAATATCTTGAAAAAAATAGAAAAAACCAAAGCCTCCCGAAAAGAAAAAAAGAAAGGTCGCAATGATTGCAGAAAGTCTACGCTTTGTTACGCGGTACGTAAAATAGTAAAGGATGCAATAAAAACAAACCGTCAGGAGAAAGCCGGGAATAAACAGCATATCTCTGAAATTAAGACCCAGTTTGAGAAAAATGGCTGACAGGAAATCAGAGAGAATCGGATAGGTCAGTTTGTCTCCCGCAAATATTGGGTTCTGCGGAGGAATATTATTTCCCCATGCAAACGAGGTAATATAAGCAAGATGCAATGGAAGGTCCCCGAAATTATTTCCTAAACCTGCGTAGATTCCATCTTTTTTCCAGATAATTGTCCTGTAAAACAAACGACAGAATATGGTAGAAAAAAATGAAAATATGGCGATATGAATGAAATAAGAGACTTTGTTGACAAGAAAATCGTTTTTTATCGTACGTATTTCACTGAGGACGTTTTCTTTGAGGAGTATCCAGTGAAATAGTGTAAAGGTGGCGCAAAATACAACTGAAAGGGTGAGTGTGGCATAGAGACTCTTCGATTGAAGCCCCCAAAGAAAAGAAAACAAATAGGCAATCCATGTGTGAAGACCCAGCCCTATAACCATTCCATAGGCTGTTCTTTCAAAAAGAGAGTACCGTGCGGAAAGATAATAGGTTATTAAAAACCCTGCGATAAGAGATATGATTATAAAGAGAAAAACAAACGCCATAAAATATAAAAAAAGACTCATGAGGTTTTCGTCTTACCAGAAAGCCTCCTTGTCCCCTTTTTGTTCCTCCTGTTTATGTGTTATATTTTTACGTGATTTTTGATAAGATATGATATTTTATCTGCCGCCTGATTTGCCGATATATGGGTGGTTTCTAAAATAAAATCCGCTGCTCTGTCGTAAAATTGCCATCTGTATGCGATAAGATAGGAAATTTCTTCGAACTCTCCATGTTCGGTAAGCTTTGGTCTGTTTTGCTGTGTCTCTGAGTCATTGCGTATGCGCTTGTACAGGATGTCTGCATCTGCATGAAGAAAGATGATGATCCCGTTTTTCTTGAGTAGTTTCACGTTTTCTTCCTTGAGGATTACGCCTCCGCCCGTTGAGATAATTACATCGTCAAGCAGAGATAACTCTTTAATGATTTGCGTTTCCACTTTCCGGAAATACTTTTCTCCGTTTTCTGCAAAAATATCTTTAATCGTCTTTCCTGACTCCCGCTCTATACGCTCGTCTGAATCGACAAATTTCTTATGGAGTCGCTGTGCGAGTATTTTACCAATGGTGGTTTTGCCTGTTCCACGAAAACCGACTAAAATAATATTCAATATTTGTTGTGTGTGACCTCTGTCACTCCTCCAAATAACTTTTTATACGCGATCTTTTCAAGTAATTCGTACGGTGGTATTTTCCCCGTCCACAAAGAAAACTGTGCCGCTGCCTGGTATAAAAACATGGGTAATCCATTTGCAACTTTACAGCCTCTGGCTTTTGCATCCTGTAACAATTTTGTTTCCAGGGGATTGTAAATAGTATCAAAGACATGTACTTTTGCTTGTAAACTGTTTTTGTTAATTGGTGTTTCATTGACGGATGGATGCATACCGACAGGTGTGGCATTAATCAGGATATCCCATTTCATGTCGTCTGTCTGGAAACGGCTCAAGTCCTCTGCCGCACAACCAACATCTTGTGCAAGTGATTGTGCTCTCAGGTAATTTCTGTTAATAATGGTAACTTTCGCGCCAACTTCCTTTAGACCAAAGGCTATCGACCGTGCCACTCCGCCGGCGCCGAGCAAGGCAATGTTTTTATCCTTTAAGTGGTTGTCTTCCGAAGATACCGGAAACATATTTTTCAGTGTTTTTATCGCGGCGGCACAATCGGTATTGTATCCAACCAGGCGTCCGTTTTGGTTTACAATGGTATTTACTGCGCCTATTTTTTTTGCCAGAGGATCAATTTCATCCACATATTTTATCACGGACTCTTTATACGGTATTGTTATACTGCATCCTTTTATGCCTATTCCTTTAAACTCTTTCATAAAAGCACTAATATTGTTTACGCGAAAAGGGATATACACACTGTGAAAATTCATTGCCTGAAAAAGGGTATTGTGGATTGCCGGGCTGATGCTGTGAGATACCGGATTCCCTATCAGTCCGTAGATGGCGGTATTGGAATCTTGTTTCCTTAACTGGTAAACATCCAGGAGTTCATGGATATTGATTTGTCCCGGAGCGGATTCTTTTCCTTTTCCAAGAGAGGCAAAGGTCAAAAAACTGCCGAATTTTTTGTATAAGATACGGCTGATAATACCATAATCCCCCATGCAAAATGAGATTATCGGCGTTTTGAATGTTTGCAAGAGCCGGTAAATTTTAAAATTGTCCGTTATGTCGTTTGCATAAGTAACAATTTTTATAATGTCAGTTTTGCATTGACTCAGTTTTTGGTAAATGCCTGTTAAGGTATCGGGTGTATTATGGAAATCGTGATAGGATACAATACATTTTGTCTTGTTATTTACGGGTGATGATAAAAATTTCTTTATGTATTGAACACTGTCATGTTCGATATCAACGTATTCGACCTGCATTTGGATGGCTTGCTTTAAGAGAGATATTCTTTCCTCTTCGCTACCCGTGTATTTTCCGCCTTCTCGAACTGGTCGGTTTGTTGCGATTATCGGCTTCGTTCGATTTTTCAACAGGAGTTCGAGGTTTGGATTTTGAATATAATCGAGGCGAAGTTCAATGACATCAGCAACTTTTGAAGCTTCAGTCATGTCCTGAAGGGCATTTTCCATGTTGTTTGCGGTGATGGGAATACAAATCATTTTGCGGCGATCTTATTTATGGCATTCAGGTAAGCTTTCGCACTTGCTTCGATAATGTCCGTGCTTACCGCACGGCCTCGTACAGTCTTGCCATCTACTTCAATAGTAACATGTGCCTCCCCCATAGCGTCCTTTCCACCGGCAATAGCATGGATTTGATAATCTTGTAATGTACCGGAAATACCCGTTGAGAGGTCTATGGCCTTAAAAAGCGCATCGATGGGACCATCACCGATAGTAGCGTTGTCTACAAAAGTGCCGTCCTGTAATTTAAGTCTCACCCCGGCAGTTGGCACTACATTTGGCCCGCAACTTATCGTAAGACTTTCCAGTTGAAAGATGTGCGGGACTTCTGCTTTTTCCATATCGATAATCGCTTCAATTTCTTCGCTAAAAACCTCTTTTTTTTTGTCAGCGATACGTTTAAATTCCTGAAAGGCACGTTCAAATTCTTTTTCAGTTAAATGATACCCCAACTCCTTAATGCGTTTTTTAAAGGCATGTCTACCCGATAGTTTTCCAAGCACAAGCTTGGTATCATGGAGCCCGACATCTTTCGGATGCATAATTTCATAGGTCGTCCGTTCTTTGAGGATTCCATCCTGATGCACTCCGGATTGGTGTGCGAATGCGTTCTCTCCTACAATAGCCTTGTTTCTTTGTACACGTAAGCCGGTAAGAGCGCTTACTAATTTGCTCGTTGCAATGAGTTCCTTTGTGTTTATACTGGTCGAATAGTGGAAATAATCCTTTCTCGTTTTGACCGCCATAACTACTTCTTCCAGGGCCGCGTTTCCTGCCCGTTCTCCAATCCCATTCATGGTGCATTCAACTTGTCGTGCACCCGCCTTTACGGCTGCAAGGGAATTAGCAACAGCAAGGCCGAGATCATTATGGCAATGTACACTGAGTATTGCTTTGTCAATATTTTTTACGTTTTCATGTAATCCTTTGATAATGGAGGCATAATGATCGGGCACGGCGTAACCAACA
The DNA window shown above is from Candidatus Brocadiaceae bacterium and carries:
- a CDS encoding PA14 domain-containing protein, giving the protein MSLFLYFMAFVFLFIIISLIAGFLITYYLSARYSLFERTAYGMVIGLGLHTWIAYLFSFLWGLQSKSLYATLTLSVVFCATFTLFHWILLKENVLSEIRTIKNDFLVNKVSYFIHIAIFSFFSTIFCRLFYRTIIWKKDGIYAGLGNNFGDLPLHLAYITSFAWGNNIPPQNPIFAGDKLTYPILSDFLSAIFLKLGLNFRDMLFIPGFLLTVCFYCILYYFTYRVTKRRLSAIIATFLFFFSGGFGFFYFFQDIANSSQSLWAFLNHLPRNYTKIEPLNYHWITPLTCLNVPQRSFLFGFPITLLIFSLLYTGIEQKNYREFLFAGILAGTLPFFHAHSFLAIIVVIVPLGLLFWNWRKWFLFLMPAFILSVPQVLYLTGHVEGGGFFKLHFGWMSGKENFLWFWLKNTGIFWFVVIGGFVMIFYFRKGTFQSGLYALPFLLLFLLPNLILFAPWKWDNIKIFIYWFLGMIPVTAFGLTLLYETKRFKIPSRVGFFIILFFLTAAGGIDVYKYAIAPVNGWKEYSTEEIELANRISLETPVDAIFLTTRKHNHPVYLSGRKTLMGHPFHLWSHGYTGKTKRAEDILYMMSGKLGAIPIIESYRLHYAVVGPPEKDMYVNRFFFSRNYECIISTKNYSVYDLKKKKQSITLSNEFSQEGDKDTAPHSAFEQKKGFYACYYNNMEWKGKPIHEAIEPTIEFQWNHEYEKPVRSPFSILWKGYIDIHRLGTYTFTVTSDDGSWLYVDDILVVDNGGIHAKKSVSGTISLEKGKHKIMIKYFDKKGGAIMRLMWTPPGEKESPVPTRIISYKHDE
- a CDS encoding shikimate kinase translates to MNIILVGFRGTGKTTIGKILAQRLHKKFVDSDERIERESGKTIKDIFAENGEKYFRKVETQIIKELSLLDDVIISTGGGVILKEENVKLLKKNGIIIFLHADADILYKRIRNDSETQQNRPKLTEHGEFEEISYLIAYRWQFYDRAADFILETTHISANQAADKISYLIKNHVKI
- a CDS encoding shikimate dehydrogenase, translating into MICIPITANNMENALQDMTEASKVADVIELRLDYIQNPNLELLLKNRTKPIIATNRPVREGGKYTGSEEERISLLKQAIQMQVEYVDIEHDSVQYIKKFLSSPVNNKTKCIVSYHDFHNTPDTLTGIYQKLSQCKTDIIKIVTYANDITDNFKIYRLLQTFKTPIISFCMGDYGIISRILYKKFGSFLTFASLGKGKESAPGQINIHELLDVYQLRKQDSNTAIYGLIGNPVSHSISPAIHNTLFQAMNFHSVYIPFRVNNISAFMKEFKGIGIKGCSITIPYKESVIKYVDEIDPLAKKIGAVNTIVNQNGRLVGYNTDCAAAIKTLKNMFPVSSEDNHLKDKNIALLGAGGVARSIAFGLKEVGAKVTIINRNYLRAQSLAQDVGCAAEDLSRFQTDDMKWDILINATPVGMHPSVNETPINKNSLQAKVHVFDTIYNPLETKLLQDAKARGCKVANGLPMFLYQAAAQFSLWTGKIPPYELLEKIAYKKLFGGVTEVTHNKY
- a CDS encoding 2-isopropylmalate synthase; this translates as MTKSLIIFDTTLRDGEQSPGASLDINEKIQIAKQLEILKVNVIEAGFPVSSPGDFESVSRIAKEIRGISIAGLARAVKKDIEAAARALEKAEKPRIHVFLATSEIHRKYKLLKAKEEIIALAVQGVKHALQYVDDIEFSPEDASRTELDFLIQVVEAVIEAGATTVNIPDTVGYAVPDHYASIIKGLHENVKNIDKAILSVHCHNDLGLAVANSLAAVKAGARQVECTMNGIGERAGNAALEEVVMAVKTRKDYFHYSTSINTKELIATSKLVSALTGLRVQRNKAIVGENAFAHQSGVHQDGILKERTTYEIMHPKDVGLHDTKLVLGKLSGRHAFKKRIKELGYHLTEKEFERAFQEFKRIADKKKEVFSEEIEAIIDMEKAEVPHIFQLESLTISCGPNVVPTAGVRLKLQDGTFVDNATIGDGPIDALFKAIDLSTGISGTLQDYQIHAIAGGKDAMGEAHVTIEVDGKTVRGRAVSTDIIEASAKAYLNAINKIAAK